TCGGAGTTTTTACCAGATGATTTTCTGTTCCTGTTTAGATGTTCAGGACCAGTTTACATTAAAACAGAACTGCACACATTCGTCTTGTGAAACCtaaattacaaaagaaaatgtgttgtaatgtaaagaaagagaagcaaagACAAAACCTCAGTCCTGATGCAACTGCGGCATCCCTAACGGTCTGGAAACTTCCACCTGTGAACAGCGACATACGTAGAGTGAGTGCAGCTTAATAAAGATAAAGAGAGATTTTAAAGACAGAGACATTAAAGAAGAGTAATCCCGTAGTTGTAACAACAATCGTATTACCGTGCTGTTTgtacaaaacaaataaaggacATGAAACAGACGTAGCTTCTGCCCCTAACTGGAAATCTATCGACAAGTTACTGGGTTTTTGATTTTGACCTGTGGCTGTTCTCCAGCTCATGTTGGTTGTTTGTGTCTTCAGCACCGCGATGGCTCGACAGCCAGAAGTCGACAGAAACCAGACAGACCACGCTGGCAGAGTACTGCCGCCTGCTCATCAACCTGCCGCCTCACATCTcccgctgcaaactcctcaccAACTTCTTCAAGGTCCGACCGGAGGATGAAAACCCGCCTGCCCCGAACACGTCAGTATAGAACACACTCGTCTGCATccacaaatgtctttaaaatgaatgagtCGAGTAAATCAGATGATCGTTCCCTCTGCAGACTGAAAAGAAGCGAGACGTTTGCGGTGACCAGAGAGATAAACAGAGGCAACACATCAGGTGAGAGTCACTTTAGACCTCTTTAACAAATTCACTGTTCTCAAAATCACACAATAATATTATCATCATTCAAATATAGATGTATTTGATAGTTTCCTGTAAGTGTCGCAGGTGTTTCCTGGCGTTAAATTAGATTACTGTGTTCTACCTGTCAGACATTTCCGGCCCGATCATATTAGACACCTACAGAGTGATCGCAGACTTCACCAAGACGTCCAAACACGAGATCAACCTGCACACCGGAGACCTGGTGGAGATCGTGGAGAAAAACCAGAACGGTGAGAAGAGCTTTAAACTTAGAGTCGTGGGATCATTTGAAAACACATAATGATAATTCTACAtatttacgtgtgtgtgtgtgtgtgtgtgtgtgtgtgtgtgtgtgaagtggagAGGTGAAGTGTCAGTTGTAAAAACAGGATGTAACATTTACATAAATTATAGTTAATTATTTCCTGAAACTTGATTTGATGACAAAGACTTGATTCTTCTGAACATACTTCCAGTTATTCTTCCTTCCAAAGTCTCTCATCAGCTGCAAATATAGATTTATTAAACCCTTTTTgaataaagttaaataaataacttaACTAAATTTTATTTGGAGTCGACTCAACAGTTAACGCTACCTTCACCTCCAAAGTTATAATCACCGTACAGCTTCGTCATCCCGAATTTCTTCActtttccagtttgtttttgtacatattGTTAATAATATTCACCAAAACAGTTTCTTAATAATTTTGATAACCACCTCAGTGTCTTTTATAAACATTAGAGACTTAGTCACTGATCTATCTAAGGATAGGTCACGATTGTTGAATATTTAAActgttataaaatataaaaattattataaattattagAATACTTAACTCTTTTTCTCCCTTGTTTTTAACGGTACCTGGAAGAAGCCCCGCTGGTATCACAGTATTATTACCAGGCCTGATAAAACCTCTGTGACAgtcttttcacacattttttgcaatgatccctaaATTGTGTTCATCAAGCACATAGATATGAAACAGAGGCAGGATAAttcacagtttaacaataaataaataactccTGCAGAAGCAAACAGTAAAATGAAGCTCTGATCTCACTGCTCATGAGCTGGAGAGTGTTCTGACACTGTGATCACTGAGGTTGGAGGAAACGTTACTGTACAGCTGACAGGTTGCTGTGTTCCTGCCGTTGTGTTCAGGTTGGTGGTTCTGCCAGCATGAGTCCAAACATGGTTGGGTTCCTGCGTCCTACCTGGAGCCTCTGGACGGACCTGAGGAGTCGGAGGAAGCTGACCCAAACTACGAAggcaagatgtttacattgttctCTTCTTTAAATGCATGTTCTCCCCCTGCATGTGTTGTTAACGGTGTTGGCGGACCAGAGGAGTTAGAGGAAGCTGAACCAAACTATGAAGGCAAGATGTTTACATAGCTCCCTTCTTTAAATGCATGTTGTCCTCCTGTTTGTGTTGCTAACGGTGTCGCGTGTCCCTGCAGGAGAGCTGCACGTCGCCATCAAAGCCTACAAGGCGGAGCAGGAGGACGAGATCTCTCTGGAGCTGGGTGAAACCATCGAGGTCATTCACAAGCTGCTGGACGGCTGGTGGGTCGTCAGGTAGGATCTAAAGACACAGACCTGCTCACACATTAAAGCAGCTTTAATTAATAGTTGTATAATAACACAATCAAAAGACAACGAGTTGAGTATCTCTGGTGAACATACAGAGAAATATCAGCTGGATCTGCAGCTCCCTTCGGCTTTAAGGAGAATTTTAGAaagtttcagctcattgtttatcCGTCTGAACAGAACCTGTGATGATAGACCTGCTGGTGACGTTACAGGTGTTGTCAAGTCATTTTTTAGGAACTAGGAATATTTATTGACTTATTTATTGACTTTTACAGGAAAGGAGATGAAACCGGTCACTTCCCCTCCATGTTCCTGCAGAAGGCCAGCAAGAGAGACATATATGAAGTGCAGCGGGCGAGTCTGCACGGACAGAAGCCTCCACCTCGCAGGTACGTCGGAGATCACGAAAttataaataattatttaatttatcgATGGTCAGCTGCCTTAACAATCAATTATCCACCCttagaaaactgttttaaccacCAACTTGGTCCGTGTTCGACGCAAAACCAGAGTCGGGTTCATTTGGAGTTAAAAGAacataaatcacacaaaataatgacGTCATTTTAATTGCAGAGCTCCTGTTTGTCCCTGTTTAACATCAATCCAGCCGATATTAAGACTTCTAAATGgcttaaatgtaaaaattaaaGGTGATAATTCGTATAAACAGACTGAACTTTTATACGTGCAGCATTTTTGCGAACATCTGGTGTACAGATTTGCACGTAGTTCCTCTGGAGTCACTCAGATGTCATATTGACTCACttcagacaaaaagagaaatgtgttgCACACCCTCGTCCTGTTTCACAATCTGTAACTCAACATGTTCCTCACATACAGATATCTGCTAATTTCATGCTTATTACCTTCAGGATTAGTTATAAACTAAACTCAAACTGGGATGGCAGGAAAGCAAGCAAGggtaaaataaaaaggtaaaaaaaactacGACATTGGCGAAATAGCAAATACTGGAGAGAGGTGAAGAGCAGGAGCAGAATATTTCAAATAACCGTGTAGAAACTGAAGCTGGCGACAGTGAACTGAGCAGGAGTGCTCGtggctgctaacattagcagaaAACTCAGTTAATTAAACAGTACGCTGGTGGGACACTGGTCCACATTATTTCATAATATATTGTGTTACATATTGTTAACTTGATTTACAAAAGGACTTGATGTGCTCCTGTATGAACAGTGCGCGTAAAATGtgcacaaaaatgtaaattaatttgTACACATGCTTTAGAAAACATTCAGTCATGTGGAAACAGAAGTGTGGAGGGTTCTGACAGAGAACCTGTCAACTATACTGATCTTTAGTTAATtactttgtgtgtattttagatactagtgcagtgcccgtaagaaaagtgtattcctataaaaaagtgggaggttaaggagctttttcatggatggccaaatgaggctgtttgaaggtgggacgtcagggatatttaggtttgttgtgaaatctgatattccagggtataattggctgtttttgactatttttgattttgccattatatttcaccttaaaaactatttacttggtgtcattattttcagcacaacctcacatgtgtgactgtacagttattttttattttgacaaactgtattaacacaatggacctaaaatcacaaaaaaaaacatgaaatccgagtagaaaaagttagatttttttaaccacaaatatgtttaacaatccatttttttttttacttataatgcaaatataaattgttgtttgctaaatttgtgcatacatttaaaaaatttacaaagttatatgtaactatttacatttaaatgcaggcaatgctcaggtctgcctgagctacttccagctgaatgaagagctgcactgcctgctccacattcagcttctcctcattaaacaaaaaaccgactccactactcactaaacacactacaccaaacactacataacacactaactacacactccaaacacgctaaatgtcacaaatctctcaactctcacacacaccgaccgtcgttgcatgtcaatcatccgcctacgtccctcccacaacttcctgttcctcaacaaccaaacttgctgcttggacactttcgtgacaaaagcccgtttttaccgtttcttccagcaccagacacaaagcaaacgtgacggcgatgttcgcgaaaaagcgtggcggacattatttaccctaggcccggttttggacgtgccgatgcttccggtcctcattaaacaaaaaaacgactccactactcactacaccaaacactacataacacactaactaccaGAGATGGGACCAAGTCACATATgtgcaagtctcaagtcttaaccttcaagtctcaagtaagtctcaagtcattttttcttgggcaagtcaagtcaagtcacaggttATATCAAGtcgagtcaagtcaagtcctgtactagtccaagtcaagtcaccTTATTATTGCAATTTAACCCACAGAATCTGAtcttaataaagtgaaaagacaaGATATAAGTAGCCTAACTGTCAGTAAAAATCAATGGCCAATGTGTCcaacctgtttaaaaaatgacaatactttggatttgcattgtaattactgatattcagtaaaatacataatggaatcaaacaaaacagaaatgtacatttactcagctgttaacccaaatcaacaaatcaatatgctgttttttaacTAGGGgttacttcattttaaaatcctatttatttcatgtactgtttgaacatatgtattccattttaaattatatttacttactttgctaagtttaaaaaaacatatttgtgtcatgatctgtttttaagCAGCATCTACTTTATTTACTAGTGTTTTAGCTTGTAGTAATTACTCAATTTTAAGACAATTGCTTCATTTAGTCCATCTCAAACAGTATTCATTCAACTTCACAACCttagttactactactacttttagGTGACTTCATCGCTGCAATATTTACTTTGCAGGGATGACcccgcgcgtgcacacacacacacacacacacacacacacacacacacacacagaggtagcGGCCAAAATCACGCAGGTAGCCCACCGTTGCTTAAGAGGCAGGGAAAACACTGGGTAATGATTCGGTGTTGGCGGGCTGGTATGTTATTAAGCTCATTTAACTCTGTGTTGCTCGTTCGTAAAACGTACAGCCAGTCTTGTGATGAACCGGTCGGAAGGTTCGCTCACGCTGTCTGGGGTCGATgttggcaaattaaaaacaagaagttccACCAAACCGACCCTCCCCACCCCACACCTCCGTATCATatcaagctaaagttagctaactaCCGACTAGGCTAACAGGATAATATTAGCTTATTGACAAGCACTTACTGGGCAGAATGGCTCTTCAAATGACGAACAAAGTTTGAAGTTGTCGCTTGGCTGTCCGAGATGTTTATGTCGCATGTCTTGCACTGTGCTGTGCGTCTTTTGCCGTCAAAATGGTAATTCCCGAAAGCCGAAGACGATGACTGTCAGCCCCCCTCCCGCTGCCATGTTGATGCAGATCTCATATTAGAGGGCGGGcttctcaaataaacacataaggtACGTAGAGAGGgcatgattgattgacagggtAGTGATCCAATCATGACAACGCCATTCTCAGCCTGCGCTCCTACCGGGtaatcgatatatatatatgtgtatatatatatctatatatatatatatatatatatatatatatatatatatatatatatatatattttttaattaatgtattaattaatattcaaactgaaatcatgaactgaataacactcaaagtcattgtgtctcaagtcaagtcaagtcccgaGTCATTAACTTCCAAGTCCGAGttgagtctcaagtctttttttttttcaagtcaagtcacaagtcatcaaaacagcgaCTCGAGTCCAAGTCACAGTGACTCGAGTCTCCATCTCtgctaactacacactccaaacacgctaaatgtcacaaatctctcaactctcacacacaccgaccgtcgttgcatgtcaatcatccgcctaggcccctcccacaacttcctgttcctcaacaaccaaacttgctgcttggacactttcgtgacaaaaacccgtttttaccgtttcttcctgcaacagacacaaagcaaatgtgacggcaatgttcgcgaaaaagcgtggcggacattatttaccctaggtccggttttggacgtgccgatgcttccggtccgtcgcctcggggggtgggccgtgtagctagccgctagctagctacacacgaacatccacagattccgatcccactttgttgtccgcgcgtctccggatctcctcagacccgaacagactcggtccggactcgtttaatctcattaatccacagcagtcagtttagatgcacagaacagaacagaacgggactgaaccgccggcaaaatcccggtccagctcgcgccgctgcaggtataaatctgcttgtttcttaaggtggggggtcgtggtgggctctgcagtgattggctctggtgtgcgcgtggccacggtgtgcagtgattggctctggtgcgcacgtgactgtagtggctctggtggacaatgctcgtggaatgtgtaaagcatttatgaaataatttatcaacggtatcattgcagtccaaacaaatgcgaaatagcacactcttgaaccacgcagcagccatgttgaaactctcaggtcagtctgatcctgatccgcagagatatttgaggaacacacacacacacacacacacacacagacagacagacagacagagattccgtgct
This genomic window from Sparus aurata chromosome 13, fSpaAur1.1, whole genome shotgun sequence contains:
- the ncf1 gene encoding neutrophil cytosol factor 1, with the translated sequence MEESYVRHVELLGFEKRLFPTQHFIYMLMVKWSDLSEKLIYRTYPEIHTFHKSLKEMFPIESGEIEKKDRIIPSLPAPRWLDSQKSTETRQTTLAEYCRLLINLPPHISRCKLLTNFFKVRPEDENPPAPNTLKRSETFAVTREINRGNTSDISGPIILDTYRVIADFTKTSKHEINLHTGDLVEIVEKNQNGWWFCQHESKHGWVPASYLEPLDGPEESEEADPNYEGELHVAIKAYKAEQEDEISLELGETIEVIHKLLDGWWVVRKGDETGHFPSMFLQKASKRDIYEVQRASLHGQKPPPRRSTIRNAKSIHNKSRQRLTQDTYRRNSRRYLQQKGGRLASPRRNSKSTAKSPLAERKNQDNIPEQSTSSSESELKKEVPVIPPRPSPELILERCSDNTRKKVSIRSRTSSAT